Proteins encoded together in one Lathyrus oleraceus cultivar Zhongwan6 chromosome 5, CAAS_Psat_ZW6_1.0, whole genome shotgun sequence window:
- the LOC127083428 gene encoding 50S ribosomal protein L11, chloroplastic — protein MASTLFSTAPLCSSSSSSMFSTPLKLSLKPTGFSIIPSLETKNPFSLPISRTTRRFKITAMAPPKKPAGGKAKKVVGVIKLALEAGKATPAPPVGPALGSKGVNIMAFCKDYNARTADKPGYVIPVEITVFDDKSFTFILKTPPASVLLLKAAGVEKGSKDPKAQKVGKVTIDQLRTIASEKLPDLNCSTIESAMRIIAGTAANMGIDVDPPVLEVKQKQLL, from the exons ATGGCGTCCACTCTCTTCTCCACTGCGCCACTCTgttcttcttcctcttcttctaTGTTCTCCACTCCGCTTAAATTATCCTTAAAGCCCACTGGTTTTTCTATCATTCCTTCCCTTGAAACCAAAAACCCCTTTTCTCTTCCCATTTCTCGAACTACAAGACGCTTCAAAATCACTGCCATGGCTCCCCCCAAAAAGCCTGCTGGTGGCAAGGCAAAGAAAG TTGTTGGAGTGATAAAATTGGCGCTCGAAGCCGGAAAGGCAACGCCGGCTCCACCGGTTGGACCGGCTCTTGGTTCAAAGGGTGTTAATATTATGGCTTTTTGTAAGGATTACAATGCCAGAACCGCTGATAAACCCGGTTATGTCATTCCCGTTGAAATCACTGTCTTTGAT GACAAAAGTTTTACTTTCATATTGAAAACCCCACCTGCTTCTGTTTTACTGCTTAAGGCTGCTG GAGTGGAAAAGGGTTCGAAAGATCCCAAGGCACAAAAAGTAGGAAAAGTCACAATTGATCAGTTGCGGACAATTGCTTCTGAGAAGTTGCCGGACTTGAATTGCTCGACTATCGAATCAGCTATGAGAATTATAGCAGGCACTGCAGCAAATATGGGAATTGATGTTGATCCTCCTGTTCTTGAAGTCAAACAGAAGCAACTTTTGTAA
- the LOC127083429 gene encoding mitochondrial import inner membrane translocase subunit Tim13 has protein sequence MDSFSAPPSRPSSQLSPQDLKDQLKSQLAMEYAQQFLETVRGKCFEKCITKPSSSLSGGESSCISRCVDRYIEATGIISKALFSGQQ, from the exons ATGGATTCCTTCTCCGCTCCGCCGAGTCGTCCCTCCTCCCAATTATCCCCACAGGATCTCAAAGATCAGTTGAAAAGCCAACTTGCCATGGAGTATGCTCAACAGTTTCTTGAG ACTGTGAGAGGAAAGTGTTTTGAGAAATGTATCACAAAACCAAGTTCAAGCCTCAGTGGGGGTGAAAGCAGTTGTATCTCTAGGTGTGTAGACCGATATATTGAGGCCACCGGCATAATTAGCAAAGCGTTATTTAGTGGTCAACAATGA